A window of Brachybacterium fresconis contains these coding sequences:
- a CDS encoding DEAD/DEAH box helicase encodes MPIHRLSLVVDDDLGPALWVREQTGPGRSKALETLAELRREAPAGIADALADAPDQLRHRIRVPGRDGDRRVPALPLSGPSLTALVGAACTLLEDRFGADLAEQLSALLSDGAAARLDGDLVAMPDLIAAVVLDLRAQDVVDGRAMRVQARERYGRAVLEWRAPERDAPRMLHALVDGRARTAFAAHLRAAETPEADRFGVLWALADDGELRADLPAQRRITAAFDAFVDSGRPGVQLASTDSELVVRLFQPPVGTAWPLQTCLREKDGTVHPVADLRAVGDLTTAGAAEASAAVMRLAPTVRSAAVDETGVDWLLTTAEAGEFLSRDTPALEDAGVTVLLPRDWTKQRTTLRPQEAEQERDPEDREKKASGVGLGAMASFRWRVAVGDTELTEEEMEQIRQAQSELVLLRGQWVRLDATTLRAAERFLDAFTARTRGRRMRTDPDGSTRPAPGPRPADGAAPELPPAPVEVSGQAPWLEIFSLALSPDARDVDFGFSALASGGRHGLARLLPGAEGAFPHPQPRSLQATLRPYQLDGLNWLWALDRMGLGGILADDMGLGKTMQVLALLAREREGTDSFGHEQSQLEVPDVAPAPPPGSLGPTLLVCPMSVVGAWQREAATFAPELAVHVHHGGTRLRDESFVAGAADLDLVITTYSLLARDLPVLSAVAWHRIVLDEAQHVKTPDTQVTRAARALQAPHRLVLTGTPVENKLGDLHSLMEVANPGLLGSAGSFRDRIATPIEEEGDSAALTRLKLVTSPFILRRVKTDRSIIKDLPEKIELSRVVNLTPEQAGLYQALVDELMVQLDGADQKSRRTLVVSTITRLKQVCNHPAHYLGDGSPLVREGQHRSGKLELVDDVLETAFAEGEKAIAFTQFTTFGHLLVPYWQERFAHLGLDVSFLHGGVSKRDRDQMVAEFQSQRDRPGLMLLSLRAGGTGLTLTAANHVVHLDRWWNPAVENQATDRAFRIGQRRDVTVHKLVSAGTVEEKIDTLLEDKQALADLTISPGEDWLSQLDDDHLLNLLSLEEEDDG; translated from the coding sequence ATGCCCATCCACCGCCTGAGCCTCGTCGTCGACGACGATCTGGGACCTGCGCTGTGGGTGCGCGAGCAGACCGGGCCCGGGCGCTCCAAGGCCCTCGAGACCCTCGCCGAGCTGCGGCGCGAGGCCCCGGCCGGGATCGCCGACGCCCTGGCCGACGCACCGGACCAGCTGCGCCACCGGATCCGCGTCCCCGGCCGCGACGGGGATCGCCGCGTGCCCGCCCTGCCGCTGTCCGGCCCCTCCCTGACCGCCCTGGTCGGTGCCGCCTGCACCCTGCTCGAGGACCGCTTCGGCGCGGATCTCGCCGAGCAGCTCTCCGCACTGCTGAGCGATGGGGCCGCCGCCCGCCTGGACGGCGATCTGGTCGCGATGCCGGACCTGATCGCCGCGGTGGTGCTCGACCTGCGCGCCCAGGACGTCGTCGACGGCCGCGCGATGCGCGTGCAGGCGCGCGAGCGGTACGGACGCGCCGTCCTCGAATGGCGGGCCCCGGAGCGGGACGCGCCCCGGATGCTGCACGCCCTGGTCGACGGCCGCGCCCGCACCGCCTTCGCCGCGCACCTGCGGGCCGCCGAGACCCCGGAGGCGGACCGCTTCGGCGTGCTGTGGGCGCTCGCGGACGACGGGGAGCTGCGTGCGGACCTGCCCGCCCAGCGCCGGATCACCGCCGCCTTCGACGCCTTCGTCGACTCCGGCCGTCCCGGGGTGCAGCTCGCCTCCACCGACAGCGAGCTGGTGGTGCGCCTGTTCCAGCCGCCCGTCGGCACCGCCTGGCCGCTGCAGACCTGCCTGCGGGAGAAGGACGGCACCGTCCATCCCGTCGCCGACCTGCGGGCGGTCGGCGACCTCACCACCGCGGGAGCCGCCGAGGCCTCCGCCGCCGTGATGCGACTGGCCCCGACGGTGCGCAGCGCCGCGGTCGACGAGACCGGCGTGGACTGGCTGCTGACCACGGCGGAGGCCGGTGAATTCCTCTCCCGCGACACCCCCGCCCTCGAGGACGCCGGGGTCACGGTGCTGCTGCCGCGCGACTGGACCAAGCAGCGCACCACCCTGCGTCCGCAGGAGGCAGAGCAGGAGCGTGACCCGGAGGACCGCGAGAAGAAGGCCTCCGGCGTCGGCCTCGGAGCGATGGCCTCCTTCCGCTGGCGGGTGGCCGTCGGAGACACCGAGCTCACCGAGGAGGAGATGGAGCAGATCCGTCAGGCCCAGAGCGAGCTGGTGCTGCTGCGCGGCCAGTGGGTGCGCCTGGACGCCACCACCCTGCGCGCCGCCGAGCGGTTCCTCGACGCCTTCACCGCCCGCACGCGCGGCCGGCGGATGCGCACCGACCCGGACGGATCCACCCGACCCGCCCCGGGTCCGCGACCGGCCGACGGTGCCGCCCCGGAGCTGCCGCCCGCCCCCGTCGAGGTCTCCGGGCAGGCACCCTGGCTGGAGATCTTCTCCCTGGCCCTGTCCCCGGACGCCCGTGACGTGGACTTCGGGTTCTCCGCCCTGGCCTCCGGCGGTCGCCACGGGCTGGCCCGGCTGCTGCCCGGCGCCGAGGGGGCCTTCCCCCATCCCCAGCCCCGCTCCCTGCAGGCGACCCTGCGCCCCTACCAGCTCGACGGCCTGAACTGGCTGTGGGCCCTGGACCGGATGGGGCTGGGCGGGATCCTCGCCGACGACATGGGGCTCGGAAAGACGATGCAGGTCCTCGCCCTGCTGGCCCGGGAGCGGGAGGGCACCGACTCCTTCGGGCACGAGCAGTCCCAGCTCGAGGTGCCCGACGTCGCGCCCGCCCCGCCACCCGGCTCCCTGGGGCCGACGCTGCTGGTGTGCCCCATGTCCGTCGTCGGCGCCTGGCAGCGGGAGGCCGCGACCTTCGCCCCGGAGCTGGCCGTGCACGTCCACCACGGCGGCACCCGGTTGCGCGATGAGTCCTTCGTGGCCGGAGCGGCGGATCTCGACCTGGTCATCACCACCTACTCGCTGCTGGCCCGGGATCTGCCGGTGCTCTCGGCCGTGGCCTGGCACCGGATCGTGCTGGACGAGGCGCAGCACGTGAAGACGCCGGACACCCAGGTCACCCGCGCCGCCCGGGCGCTGCAGGCCCCGCACCGGCTCGTCCTGACCGGCACCCCGGTGGAGAACAAGCTCGGCGACCTGCACTCCCTCATGGAGGTCGCCAACCCGGGCCTGCTGGGCAGCGCCGGCAGCTTCCGCGACCGGATCGCGACCCCGATCGAGGAGGAGGGCGACAGCGCGGCCCTGACCCGTCTCAAGCTCGTGACCTCTCCGTTCATCCTGCGCCGGGTCAAGACGGACCGCTCGATCATCAAGGACCTGCCGGAGAAGATCGAGCTGTCGCGGGTGGTGAACCTGACCCCCGAGCAGGCCGGGCTCTACCAGGCGCTGGTCGACGAGCTGATGGTCCAGCTCGACGGTGCCGACCAGAAATCCCGGCGGACCCTGGTGGTCTCGACCATCACCCGGCTGAAGCAGGTGTGCAATCATCCCGCCCACTACCTCGGGGACGGCTCGCCGCTGGTGCGCGAGGGTCAGCACCGCTCCGGGAAGCTCGAGCTGGTCGACGACGTGCTGGAGACGGCCTTCGCCGAGGGGGAGAAGGCGATCGCGTTCACGCAGTTCACGACCTTCGGGCACCTGCTGGTCCCTTACTGGCAGGAGCGCTTCGCGCACCTCGGCCTGGACGTCTCGTTCCTGCACGGCGGCGTCTCCAAGCGGGACCGCGATCAGATGGTCGCCGAGTTCCAGTCCCAGCGCGACCGGCCCGGGCTGATGCTGCTGAGCCTGCGCGCCGGCGGCACCGGATTGACGCTGACGGCCGCCAACCACGTCGTCCACCTGGACCGCTGGTGGAACCCGGCGGTGGAGAACCAGGCCACGGACCGTGCCTTCCGCATCGGTCAGCGCCGTGACGTGACCGTGCACAAGCTGGTCAGCGCCGGCACCGTCGAGGAGAAGATCGACACCCTGCTCGAGGACAAGCAGGCCCTCGCGGATCTCACGATCAGCCCCGGGGAGGACTGGCTCTCGCAGCTGGACGACGACCATCTGCTGAATCTGCTGAGCCTTGAAGAGGAGGACGACGGATGA
- a CDS encoding MinD/ParA family ATP-binding protein: protein MIAQARITSDTTATVHLADETVEVTGDDLPEIRDRVKQVFITAARSGQDAVDVVIVEPDVRHHLRVEPTGRIAGREADERPLFGPALDDPLIAPPGAGPHGEDLPTDDTADLSSIDPDALAAPGSGPTTGEHAAVPGATTGEHAAIVDGTTGELPSVPSHRAGRRRAAAMPPSSAPGGTGSSAPSPVSALSGASAQSVSSAPSAPSPDITHSASSAEPAHSASSAPTAASAPSADVAASVPSVASASSASSASSASSASSAPTTPVPSPATATQKRPLAPRTAAPADSRPTLQDLQSSTAKPETVKATRGFPGFITRLTRGAISPRPNARERRETERLERIRRPLEGPRNIAVVNLKGGAHKTTASLMIAATLGVTRGGNVLAWDNNETRGTLGWRGVPTDHHRTAVDLLGDIDRLRAPQASNADLDPYVRPQGEMRFDILASDEDPGSAASIDDQAFGELNDALSRFYRIKVIDTGNNVRASNWLAAVKNADQLVIVSTVREDTFNAAAWMIDELRATGLAEQVDHAVTILSHSSKGKVDPTLRSRLLAHFGAHTRAVTEVPYEQQFVDGSHMEWSRIAPATKESWLDATSLIIDGL from the coding sequence ATGATCGCGCAGGCGCGGATCACCTCCGACACCACTGCCACCGTGCACCTCGCCGACGAGACCGTCGAGGTCACCGGCGACGATCTGCCGGAGATCAGGGACCGGGTCAAGCAGGTCTTCATCACGGCGGCCCGCAGCGGTCAGGACGCCGTGGACGTGGTGATCGTCGAACCCGATGTGCGACATCACCTGCGCGTCGAGCCCACCGGACGGATCGCCGGTCGCGAGGCCGACGAACGACCGCTGTTCGGCCCGGCGCTCGACGACCCGCTCATCGCCCCGCCGGGCGCCGGGCCGCACGGCGAGGACCTGCCCACCGACGACACCGCCGATCTCAGCTCGATCGATCCCGACGCCCTGGCAGCGCCCGGCTCGGGGCCGACCACCGGAGAGCACGCCGCCGTCCCGGGCGCGACCACCGGGGAGCACGCCGCGATCGTCGACGGCACCACCGGGGAGCTGCCGTCGGTGCCGTCCCATCGGGCCGGTCGCCGCCGCGCCGCCGCGATGCCCCCGTCGAGCGCTCCCGGGGGCACCGGGTCATCCGCCCCCTCGCCTGTCTCTGCGCTGTCGGGCGCGTCCGCGCAGTCCGTGTCGTCGGCGCCGTCGGCGCCGTCGCCCGATATCACGCACTCGGCCTCGTCCGCCGAGCCCGCGCACTCCGCCTCATCGGCGCCGACCGCCGCGTCAGCGCCGTCCGCCGACGTCGCCGCATCGGTGCCATCCGTCGCCTCCGCGTCGTCCGCCTCCTCCGCGTCGTCGGCCTCCTCCGCGTCCTCGGCGCCCACCACACCCGTGCCCTCCCCCGCGACCGCGACCCAGAAGCGCCCGCTGGCCCCGCGCACCGCCGCCCCCGCCGATTCTCGGCCCACCCTGCAGGACCTGCAGAGCTCGACCGCCAAGCCCGAGACGGTGAAGGCCACCCGAGGGTTCCCCGGATTCATCACGCGACTGACCCGCGGGGCGATCTCACCCCGGCCGAACGCGCGAGAGCGCCGCGAGACCGAACGGCTCGAGCGCATCCGTCGGCCGCTCGAGGGGCCGCGCAACATCGCGGTCGTGAACCTCAAGGGCGGCGCCCACAAGACCACCGCCTCCCTGATGATCGCCGCGACCCTCGGCGTGACCCGCGGCGGCAACGTGCTGGCCTGGGACAACAACGAGACCCGCGGGACCCTGGGTTGGCGCGGCGTGCCGACGGACCATCACCGCACCGCGGTCGATCTGCTCGGAGACATCGACCGACTGCGAGCACCGCAGGCGAGCAACGCGGACCTCGACCCGTACGTGCGTCCCCAGGGCGAGATGCGCTTCGACATCCTCGCCTCCGACGAGGACCCGGGCTCGGCCGCCTCGATCGACGACCAGGCCTTCGGGGAGCTCAACGACGCCCTCTCGCGGTTCTACCGGATCAAGGTCATCGACACCGGCAACAACGTGCGCGCCTCGAACTGGCTGGCCGCGGTGAAGAACGCCGATCAGCTGGTCATCGTCTCCACCGTGCGGGAGGACACCTTCAACGCGGCCGCCTGGATGATCGACGAGCTGCGCGCGACGGGCCTCGCCGAGCAGGTCGACCATGCGGTGACGATCCTGTCGCACTCCTCGAAGGGGAAGGTCGACCCGACCCTGCGCAGCCGCCTGCTGGCCCACTTCGGCGCCCACACCCGGGCGGTCACCGAGGTGCCCTACGAGCAGCAGTTCGTCGACGGCTCCCATATGGAGTGGTCGCGGATCGCGCCGGCCACCAAGGAGTCCTGGCTCGACGCGACCTCGCTGATCATCGACGGCCTCTGA
- a CDS encoding protein phosphatase 2C domain-containing protein has product MHTLLLSDPAGTAPNEDAAGVLGDVAVMLDGAGLPQRFRAGCHHSVAWFSHTLAARLLSRAQDPSATLRDALAGAIADVRGLHERECDLTAGSPSATVVAVRRREEHLEHLVLSDSALLLHHRDGRVHRITDLRIDEVVRAEPSAEAVEARRNAPGGFWVARHEEQAAEQALAGSTPLASLASAHLVSDGVTRAVDLLGLHDDSSLAGALEADPDGVVRALRHGEQALAADRRPRKMHDDATVLTFFLDRG; this is encoded by the coding sequence GTGCACACCCTCCTGCTGTCCGACCCCGCCGGGACCGCGCCGAACGAGGACGCGGCCGGGGTGCTGGGCGATGTGGCCGTGATGCTCGACGGGGCCGGGCTCCCGCAGCGCTTCCGCGCCGGCTGTCACCACAGCGTCGCCTGGTTCTCCCACACCCTGGCCGCCCGCCTGCTCTCCCGCGCCCAGGACCCCTCCGCCACGCTGCGGGATGCGCTGGCCGGAGCGATCGCCGACGTCCGCGGTCTCCACGAGAGGGAATGCGACCTGACCGCCGGCAGCCCCTCGGCCACCGTCGTCGCCGTACGACGTCGCGAGGAGCACCTCGAGCACCTGGTGCTGAGCGACTCCGCCCTGCTGCTCCACCACCGCGACGGTCGTGTCCACCGGATCACCGACCTGCGGATCGACGAGGTGGTCCGCGCCGAGCCGAGCGCCGAGGCGGTCGAGGCCCGACGCAACGCCCCGGGGGGATTCTGGGTGGCCCGGCACGAGGAGCAGGCGGCCGAGCAGGCACTCGCCGGAAGCACCCCGCTGGCTTCGCTGGCGTCCGCGCATCTGGTCTCCGACGGCGTCACGCGGGCCGTCGACCTGCTCGGACTGCACGACGACAGCTCGTTGGCAGGGGCGCTGGAGGCCGACCCGGATGGCGTGGTGCGTGCGCTGCGCCACGGTGAGCAGGCGCTCGCCGCCGACCGTCGGCCGCGCAAGATGCATGATGATGCGACGGTCCTCACATTTTTCCTGGATCGCGGGTGA
- a CDS encoding winged helix-turn-helix domain-containing protein has protein sequence MTIALDRPTSAQHTAPTRSLHRAGGTAARPQAAEEGVTITVSVTLPSGTGDVEAALIADDLRTHAQRLTATRDGRTTVGVSHPSAFAAARSTRSTARTLPPRGQGSAAVSPLRPRGAGVVSPNSPARKDAETARRRALRATAVSPSSPAVATEDSLVIDLFGRRVRIDGQDVDLTYKEFELLAELARNARRTISRDQLMTSVWAEAPEDTGERTVDVHVRRVRTKLARYRRLISTVRGAGYRLDPGSDVAIIES, from the coding sequence ATGACCATCGCCCTGGATCGCCCCACCTCTGCCCAGCACACCGCCCCGACCCGCAGCCTGCACCGTGCCGGCGGCACCGCCGCTCGCCCCCAGGCCGCGGAGGAGGGCGTGACCATCACGGTGTCCGTCACCCTCCCCTCCGGCACCGGTGACGTCGAGGCCGCCCTGATCGCCGACGACCTGCGCACCCATGCGCAGCGCCTGACGGCGACGCGCGACGGCCGCACCACCGTCGGGGTCTCCCACCCCTCCGCCTTCGCCGCCGCCCGCTCCACCCGCTCCACCGCCCGCACGCTGCCGCCGCGCGGCCAGGGCTCGGCGGCGGTCAGCCCGCTGCGTCCCCGCGGTGCCGGGGTCGTCTCCCCGAACTCCCCGGCCCGCAAGGATGCCGAGACCGCCCGACGTCGGGCGCTGCGGGCCACCGCTGTCAGTCCCTCCAGCCCCGCGGTCGCCACCGAGGACAGTCTGGTCATCGATCTGTTCGGCCGCCGCGTGCGGATCGACGGGCAGGACGTGGACCTGACCTACAAGGAGTTCGAGCTGCTCGCGGAGCTGGCCCGCAACGCGCGCCGGACCATCTCCCGCGATCAGCTCATGACCTCGGTGTGGGCCGAGGCCCCGGAGGACACCGGTGAGCGCACGGTCGACGTCCACGTGCGCCGTGTGCGCACCAAGCTGGCCCGGTACCGTCGCCTGATCTCCACCGTCCGGGGTGCCGGATACCGCCTGGACCCCGGCAGCGACGTCGCGATCATCGAGAGCTGA
- the ureG gene encoding urease accessory protein UreG gives MTAQTTSQPRRALRLGVAGPVGTGKSSTIANLCRALAEEFRIGVITNDIYTDEDARFLRSEGVLPGERIRAVETGACPHTAIRDDVTMNLLAVEDLERDFDPLDIVLVESGGDNLTATFAPSLVDAQLFVLDVAGGGDVARKGGPGIGRADLLVINKIDLAPYVDVDVEQMLADASQAREGRAVVGVSRKQPETVETLARWVREMHAAFLGGGHTPQDPGPMAPHFHADDSEEGGYVHTHGDGDAATADGSTAGAVAGHRH, from the coding sequence ATGACCGCACAGACCACCTCGCAGCCCCGTCGCGCCCTGCGCCTGGGGGTCGCCGGACCCGTCGGCACCGGGAAGAGCTCGACCATCGCGAACCTCTGCCGGGCCCTGGCCGAGGAGTTCCGGATCGGCGTGATCACCAATGACATCTACACCGACGAGGACGCCCGCTTCCTGCGCTCCGAGGGGGTGCTGCCCGGCGAGCGGATCCGTGCGGTCGAGACCGGGGCCTGCCCGCACACCGCGATCCGTGACGACGTCACCATGAACCTGCTGGCCGTCGAGGATCTCGAGCGGGACTTCGATCCGCTGGACATCGTGCTGGTCGAATCCGGCGGCGACAACCTCACCGCGACCTTCGCCCCCTCCCTGGTCGACGCCCAGCTGTTCGTGCTGGACGTGGCCGGCGGCGGAGACGTCGCCCGCAAGGGCGGCCCCGGCATCGGCCGGGCAGACCTGCTGGTCATCAACAAGATCGACCTGGCGCCCTACGTGGACGTGGACGTCGAGCAGATGCTCGCCGACGCCTCGCAGGCCCGGGAGGGACGAGCGGTGGTGGGGGTCTCGCGCAAGCAGCCCGAGACCGTCGAGACCCTCGCCCGGTGGGTGCGCGAGATGCATGCCGCCTTCCTCGGCGGCGGACATACCCCGCAGGACCCCGGCCCCATGGCCCCCCACTTCCACGCCGACGACAGCGAGGAGGGCGGGTACGTCCACACTCATGGCGACGGTGACGCCGCCACCGCCGACGGGTCGACAGCCGGCGCCGTCGCGGGCCACCGCCACTGA